A single window of Nyctibius grandis isolate bNycGra1 chromosome 16, bNycGra1.pri, whole genome shotgun sequence DNA harbors:
- the BARHL1 gene encoding barH-like 1 homeobox protein: MEGSTGFGIDSILSHRASSPAVPKGDPLVGDGRSPLELSPRSEGSSGCPSPRSPGRECLEAAVPRPGLDAHLQPGQVSAPSQSRTVTSSFLIRDILADCKPLAACAPYSSTNGPHGGQEPAGRIPSKPGEDFREKMDKNTSSSSSDSEYKVKEEGDREISSSRDSPPVRLKKPRKARTAFTDHQLAQLERSFERQKYLSVQDRMELAASLNLTDTQVKTWYQNRRTKWKRQTAVGLELLAEAGNYSALQRMFPSPYFYPQSLVSNLDPGAALYLYRGPSAPPPALQRPLVPRILIHGLQGGSEPPPPLPPLPGVLPRAAQPR, encoded by the exons ATGGAGGGCTCCACCGGGTTTGGGATCGACTCCATCCTCTCCCACCGAGCCAGCAGCCCGGCCGTGCCCAAGGGGGACCCTCTGGTGGGGGACGGCCGGTCCCCGCTGGAGCTGAGCCCCCGCTCGGAGGGCAGCAGCGGGTGCCCCTCGCCCCGTTCGCCGGGCCGCGAGTGCCTGGAGGCAGCGGTGCCGCGGCCGGGCCTGGATGCCCACCTCCAGCCGGGGCAGGTCTCGGCTCCCTCCCAGTCCCGGACCGtcacctcctccttcctcatcaGAGACATCCTGGCCGACTGCAAGCCCCTGGCCGCCTGCGCTCCTTACTCCAGTACCAATGGACCTCACGGCGGGCAGGAGCCGGCGGGCAGGATCCCGTCCAAGCCCGGCGAGGACTTTAGGGAGAAAATGGACAAAAacaccagcagctcctcctcggACTCGGAATACAAAG TGAAAGAAGAAGGGGATCGAGAGATCTCCAGCTCCCGGGACAGCCCCCCGGTGCGGCTGAAAAAGCCGCGCAAAGCTCGCACCGCCTTCACCGACCATCAGCTGGCCCAGCTGGAGCGCAGCTTCGAGAGGCAAAAATACTTGAGCGTGCAGGACAGGATGGAGCTGGCGGCCTCCCTCAACCTCACCGACACGCAGGTGAAAACGTGGTACCAGAACAGAAG GACCAAGTGGAAAAGGCAGACGGCGGTGGGCCTGGAGCTGCTGGCCGAGGCTGGCAACTACTCAGCCCTCCAGAGGATGTTCCCCTCGCCCTACTTCTACCCGCAGAGTTTGGTCTCCAACCTGGACCCCGGCGCCGCTCTCTACCTGTACCGCGGACCCAGcgcgccgccccccgccctACAGAGACCCTTGGTGCCCCGCATCCTCATCCACGGACTGCAGGGCGGCAGcgagcccccgccgcccctgCCCCCCCTGCCCGGCGTCCTGCCCCGGGCCGCGCAGCCCCGGTGA